TCATCGCCCGCGGCCCCTGCGCCATCACCCGCAACGGCGCGCCGCATGATCGCCTGGCCGGCTTCGCCAACCTCAGCTTCGACGGCATCATCGCGGACCAGTTCATGGCGCGAATCCCCCAGCTCGCGGTCTCCGCCCGCGCCGCCTGCACCAGCGCCGTGCGCCAGCCCAGCTACGTCCTCGCCGCCATGGGCTGCGATGAAGCGCGCATCGCCGGCGCCATCCGCCTGTCCCTCGGCCGCAGCACCACCCGGGCCGAAATCGACGAAGCCATCCGCGCTATCGCCGAGGCCCTTTCACGGGGCTGAAGATTCAGCGCACCCGCTGGATCCAGAAGCTCTTGTGGCCGTGCAAACGCTGGGCGTGGTCACTGGACGCCTTGAACCGCACATAGGAAGGAAAGGCCTTCTCCAGCGCTGCCGGGTGACGGAGGTGCATGAACTGTCCGGCCCACGTCACGCGAAATGCTTCATTGAACGCCAGAAAAGCCTGGAGCAGATACTGCTCATTCCAGAAGAATTTGTTCTGGTACCAGTTCTCAAAATAGCGCTGGGGTAGAACAATATCGTGGATGTGAACATGGACCCCGCGTTGGAGCACCGGGAGCACATCGAGGTACTCGAAGCAGACGTCGTTGTACACATTAATCGTGTGGGTCGAATCGATGAAGAGAATATCGTTCTCTTCGAGCGCGGTAAAGGTATCCAGCGGCAGCTTCTCCACACGGGATTCCACGACACGCGTCACCTCGGGGATCTTGCGGATCCAATCCATCGGATAAGGCTCCACGCAGACGAAATCGCACCCGTAGGCCGGATCCTCCTCAACGTTCTTCCGGATGGCCGCCGCTGTCACCCGCGTGGAATAACCCGAGCCAATTTCAATGATGCGCTTCGGCTTGAGGCGGCGAACCGTGCAATACAGAATCTCCGCATCGACCGTCTCAAACGCGCCATTTCCGAAATAGTACCCGACACCATCCCGCGGGGCCTCAAAGGGAAAACCGTTGTACTCATCCCGGTACGCCGCGCAGAACTCATCCAGGAGCGAAAGCTGTCCACCTTCGTTCATGTCCAACCCGGAAAGGGCGGACTCCCCCTCAAAAATGTCGGGAGGCAGATCGCGGCTGTCCGGCACCGGCTGATAGAAGTGAACCGGCGTGACGTGATAGCCCTTCCGCTCCCAGAGGTGAAAGAATGCGGGACTCCGCATCAGTCCCGCGGGGAGCAGGTCCGAAAGTATCTTCGCCAGCGCCTTCTTGACAGCTTGCCTGAGCCTGGACATAGGCCACCCTTTCAAAAGATCATAAGTCAGCCCGAATGAAGGCGGAGCACGAAATCGCCAGGGGCGCGGGGGCGTCAAAACCGAAGGAGTGATTCCCCCACCAATCGACGACTGCAACCCCCACCATCCACAAACCCGGCGCGATAACGGCCCGCATCCTACTGCATGGGGCGGGATCCCTTCAAACATTCTCCGGAGAGGCGACCCCGCTGCCGAAGCACCAGTCCGGGGAAGTACTGCTCCCCCTACGCGTTCCCGGCTTCGAATTTCGCCATGAGTTCGCCGGGCGTGCGGGAGGCCTTTCCAGTGGCCATGACGAGGAAGGAGCCGCGCTGGATGGCGTGGGCGCAAACTTGGTCACCGACGGTTATTTCGGCTTCGAGCCAGATGCTTGCGCGGCCGAGATGGGTGCACCACATGTGCCCGACAGGCTCGTCGTAAAGGCCGATAGGACGCTTGTAGGTTATCTGCGTGGAGGCGAGGATGGGCGCGACGCCGGCGTCCATAAAGCGTTTGAGCGGATAGTATTCGCGGAGCACTTCCATGCGCAGATCTTCGAGCCAGCGCACGTAAACCTGGTTGTTCACGTGGAAGGCGAAGTCGATGTCGTAGGTCTGCACCTTGAGGGGCACGGTGACCAGCAGGGGCCGTTTTCCGGGCCGGGCATCTCGCATGGGGATACTACTTTCAATACTTTTTCTGGGCGGCATGGTGGAATGGAGAAACGGGTTTTACGGGACCAATGGGTCTTGTGAAATTAGCCGGGCCCCCATAAGACCCATACGACCCATACGACCCATACGACCCATACGACCCATACGACCCATACGACCCATACGACCCATACGACCC
The sequence above is a segment of the Candidatus Hydrogenedentota bacterium genome. Coding sequences within it:
- a CDS encoding class I SAM-dependent methyltransferase; translation: MSRLRQAVKKALAKILSDLLPAGLMRSPAFFHLWERKGYHVTPVHFYQPVPDSRDLPPDIFEGESALSGLDMNEGGQLSLLDEFCAAYRDEYNGFPFEAPRDGVGYYFGNGAFETVDAEILYCTVRRLKPKRIIEIGSGYSTRVTAAAIRKNVEEDPAYGCDFVCVEPYPMDWIRKIPEVTRVVESRVEKLPLDTFTALEENDILFIDSTHTINVYNDVCFEYLDVLPVLQRGVHVHIHDIVLPQRYFENWYQNKFFWNEQYLLQAFLAFNEAFRVTWAGQFMHLRHPAALEKAFPSYVRFKASSDHAQRLHGHKSFWIQRVR
- a CDS encoding acyl-CoA thioesterase, producing MRDARPGKRPLLVTVPLKVQTYDIDFAFHVNNQVYVRWLEDLRMEVLREYYPLKRFMDAGVAPILASTQITYKRPIGLYDEPVGHMWCTHLGRASIWLEAEITVGDQVCAHAIQRGSFLVMATGKASRTPGELMAKFEAGNA